A genomic stretch from Malus domestica chromosome 15, GDT2T_hap1 includes:
- the LOC103456241 gene encoding hydroxyproline O-arabinosyltransferase 1 → MGCGNFFFTILVTFSVALITYNIIISANSPLQQDLPGPSRSSLSIGVDPIIQMPFHRSRGKSRSSKRLFHTAVTASDSVYNTWQCRIMYYWFKKFQNESGSEMGGFTRILHNGKPDKYMDEIPTFIAQPLPAGMDRGYIVLNRPWAFVQWLQQADIKEDYILMSEPDHVIVKPIPNLSTDGLGVAFPFFYIEPKRYESVLRKYFPENKGPITNIDPIGNSPVIVGKESLKKIAPTWMNVSLAMKKDPEADKAFGWVLEMYAYAVASAHHGVGNILYKDFMLQPPWDKEIGKKFIIHYTYGCDYNMKGELTYGKIGEWRFDKRSYGTVAPPRNLPMPPHGVPESVVTLVKMVNEATANIPNWGE, encoded by the exons aTGGGTTGTGGGAATTTCTTCTTCACCATACTGGTGACCTTCTCCGTAGCTCTGATCACGTATAACATCATAATCTCAGCTAATTCGCCACTCCAGCAGGACCTTCCAGGTCCGTCGAGATCATCATTGTCGATTGGCGTGGACCCCATCATCCAGATGCCATTTCACAGATCGCGAGGAAAATCGCGAAGCTCCAAGCGACTGTTCCACACGGCGGTGACGGCCTCCGACTCCGTCTACAACACGTGGCAGTGCAGGATCATGTATTACTGGTTCAAGAAGTTTCAGAACGAATCCGGTTCGGAGATGGGCGGGTTCACTAGGATCTTGCATAATGGGAAGCCGGACAAGTACATGGATGAAATCCCAACTTTTATTGCCCAGCCTTTGCCTGCTGGAATGGATCGG GGTTATATAGTTCTCAACAGACCATGGGCATTTGTGCAATGGCTTCAGCAAGCAGACATCAAAGAAGA TTATATACTGATGTCGGAGCCCGATCATGTGATTGTCAAGCCCATACCAAACTTGTCCACTGACGGGCTTGGAGTCGCGTTTCCTTTCTTCTACATTGAACCGAAGAGGTACGAGTCAGTGCTCCGGAAATACTTCCCTGAGAACAAGGGACCAATAACTAACATTGATCCAATTGGAAATTCTCCCGTCATTGTTGGGAAG GAATCTCTTAAGAAGATTGCTCCGACCTGGATGAATGTTTCTTTAGCAATGAAGAAGGATCCTGAAGCAGACAAAGCTTTTGGATGGGTGCTTGAAAT GTATGCTTATGCTGTCGCATCCGCTCACCATGGTGTTGGTAATATCTTGTACAAGGATTTCATGCTTCAG CCTCCATGGGATAAAGAAATTGGCAAGAAGTTCATAATTCATTACACTTATGGATGCGACTATAATATGAAG GGTGAACTAACGTATGGGAAAATTGGAGAATGGAGATTTGACAAACGATCTTATGGTACTGTTGCACCGCCTAGAAACCTCCCTATGCCTCCACATGGTGTTCCAGAAAGCGTG GTGACGCTGGTGAAAATGGTGAATGAAGCGACGGCAAACATTCCAAATTGGGGGGAATAG
- the LOC103456240 gene encoding uncharacterized protein has product MESQQDRQCPPAALEDCLKLLKGERDEQRLAGLLLVTKFCKGDDLPSLQFIYNAVGVGFLDRLLRTGMGKGSISSSGSENRDAYLQLSVTVLAAFCRVPEIAASNDMVSKIPLVLEVLSNRPGSAVLDECYEFLYLVSTASEDGIMTMYSSGGMKMLASHMSVLPDGSHQMELAMKLVQLILNKLSLDIISNDYLQELAVIVAAISRQFAVLHSAVKFDALHLLSAILSSQYAAPLCDSLRVLPEKDFPNYIRDGIAAIIQNRVAPSEKLQALILADSMMMIYGERWLIGQISLSELKEPIPADRCLVLVLEQSRVEVAVLLNELAQLKDEASKKSTAPAETFCLKKRNVAIAFSLLEKIISLISNASENEGDPIDENTCMTVIKGLNETIGVVLEYLQDAREHGQRKGDDLLASVRLIGSYLAETPLACKENVRELLEYMLSVEGEDERSPFYSICFLLPMLCQMTMEIEGCKALVSCGGHNAVVDCLVKLIGPHGYMVEDNDRILLACDTILNLLLKKEQLQIPVDDSALVNLLKALAYWTEGKDDPSTIMMASSICSLLFDLTSEKALLKHPNFDDSTLDSLSRLIARSMASWGQGMSGAAKEEADLLEIVTSGYSQWANRFSRVRKAVEKQPAGPAAEQWTFIY; this is encoded by the exons ATG GAATCGCAGCAAGACAGACAGTGTCCGCCGGCGGCGCTCGAAGACTGCTTGAAGCTATTGAAGGGCGAGAGAGACGAGCAGCGCCTCGCTGGCCTTCTCCTCGTCACCAAATTCTGCAAAGGCGACGACCTCCCCTCCCTCCAGTTCATTTACAATGCCGTCGGCGTCGGCTTTCTTGACCGACTCCTCAGGACTG GGATGGGAAAGGGAAGCATTAGCAGTAGCGGAAGTGAAAATCGGGATGCGTATTTGCAACTATCGGTTACTGTCCTTGCTGCATTCTGTCGTGTTCCGGAAATCGCTGCTTCGAACGACATGGTTTCGAAGATTCCGTTGGTACTGGAGGTTTTATCCAACAG ACCAGGATCCGCTGTTCTTGATGAATGCTATGAATTTTTGTATTTGGTGTCAACGGCTTCTGAAGACGGAATCATGACAATGTACTCATCTGGTGGCATGAAAATGCTGGCTTCTCATATGTCCGTTTTGCCAGACG GTTCTCATCAAATGGAGCTTGCTATGAAACTCGTGCAATTGATACTAAATAAACTGTCTCTTGACATCATTAGCAATGACTATCTTCAGGAACTCGCAGTGATT GTGGCTGCAATATCGAGGCAATTTGCTGTCTTGCATAGTGCTGTGAAATTTGATGCGCTTCACCTACTGTCTGCCATCCTCTCATCGCAGTATGCG GCACCACTTTGTGATTCTCTTCGTGTATTACCAGAAAAAGATTTTCCAAATTACATACGCGATGGTATTGCAGCCATTATACAAAACCGTGTTG CGCCTAGCGAAAAGCTTCAGGCACTTATTTTGGCTGATTCtatgatgatgatatatggGGAACGATGGTTGATAGGTCAGATCAGCTTAAGTGAGTTGAAAGAGCCTATTCCAGCTGACAG GTGCCTAGTGCTAGTACTGGAGCAATCAAGGGTTGAAGTTGCAGTTCTTCTTAATGAGCTTGCCCAGTTGAAAGATGAGGCATCCAAGAAATCTACGGCCCCTGCTGAGACATTTTGTTTAAAGAAACGGAATGTGGCTATTGCCTTTTCCTTACTTGAAAAGATAATTAGCTTAATATCAAATGCCAGTGAGAATGAAG GGGATCCTATTGATGAAAATACTTGCATGACGGTGATTAAGGGCCTTAACGAGACAATTGGCGTAGTTTTAGAGTATTTACAAGATGCAAGG GAACATGGACAAAGGAAGGGAGATGATCTTCTTGCTTCAGTACGGCTTATTGGGAG CTATCTTGCAGAAACACCCCTTGCATGCAAAGAGAATGTTAGAGAACTTTTAGAGTATATGCTTTCTGTTGAAGGTGAAGATGAACGAAG CCCCTTCTACTCTATATGCTTTTTGCTTCCAATGCTCTGCCAAATGACAATGGAGATTGAAGGATGTAAAGCTTTGGTTTCCTGTGGTGGCCATAACGCT GTTGTTGATTGCCTTGTAAAATTGATTGGGCCACATGGCTATATGGTTGAAGATAATGATCGCATTCTTTTGGCTTGTGACACAATCTTGAATCTTCTTTTAAAG AAAGAGCAATTGCAAATCCCAGTGGATGATTCAGCGCTTGTTAATCTATTAAAAGCGCTGGCATACTGGACAG AGGGTAAGGATGACCCGTCAACTATTATGATGGCTTCAAGCATTTGCTCGCTGCTATTTGATTTGACATCTGAGAAGGCTCTTCTTAAGCATCCTAACTTTGATGACAGCACTCTAGATAGTTTATCTCGTCTCATCGCAAGAAGTATGGCTTCATGGGGACAG GGTATGTCTGGTGCTGCTAAAGAAGAAGCGGATCTTCTTGAGATTGTCACGTCAG GATATTCTCAATGGGCGAATCGGTTTTCTCGTGTGAGGAAAGCTGTTGAGAAACAGCCAGCTGGTCCTGCAGCCGAACAATGGACTTTTATTTACTAA